CCGGAGCAATTCGCCATAACGCTGACGCATTCGATGGATCATCACACCGACCGCACTGACGCTCATGCCCAGTTGTTGTGCCAAAGCCGGATAACCAGGCCGGGCCGAATCTGCAGCCAGAAAGGGCCTGATCTGTTCGAACAACGACGTGCGCCCAGCCTTCTCATACTCGCTGCCCAACCGACGAAACACCTGCTCGATCAGGGCGAAGCCCCAACTGCGTTCGAACTGGGCTTCCGGGGTCAGGGGATCCGTGGGCTCCAGAGCAAAGCGGGCTTCGGCATCGAGAGCATCCAGTTCAACCCAGTGGGTTCCGCCGCCCCGCTTCAGGCGTTGCTGTGCGCGATGGGCGTTGGTGAGAAAATTCTGCATGGAGGCGAGGAGAAAGGTGCGGAACTTCCCGCGCTCGGCCCGGGCCTGCTTCAGCATGCCATCCTCGATGAGCCTGACAAAGAACGCCTGCGTGGCATCCTGGGCGTCATGCATCGTGAGGCCGCGCCTCCGGGCAAAGGCGTAGAGCGGATACCAGTAATCCTGGCACAGCTGAGCGAGGGCGGCTTCCGAATCGTCCGATGACCCTCCCGCGCGGGACACCGTCGTCCAACGCGTGGTCACAAACGTGGCCTGCGAGCTGCACATCACACCCTGAGCCGAATCCCTCATTCAGGGCACATACTACGCAGCACTTCCGACTTTGCAAGCTTGAGGACGGGGTGCCCCAAAGCCATATGGAGTGCTGTAGCCCTCTACAGCTTTTCGACGCCCCCGGAGGGGGATTCCCGCTCCTCCAGAACGCCGCCGCGCGCTAGGAACTAGCCGACCACTCCACCTCCGAAGATGCTTCTATTCCAGCCCACGATGTGCCAGACTGACACCACTTGTAATGTGTCCATCACCTTCCAATGACGAGAACCTGGGGAGCATCCCCGACGTGCGTCCGAATTTTCCGACCACCGACTGGACGCTGGTGATGCGCGTGCACGAAGGCGCCGAGGTGCGCCGTGCCGCTCTGGAGGAATTGTGCGGGCTCTATTGGTATCCGATCTACGCCTTCCTTCGCCGACGTGGGTTTGCCCCGCACGATTCCGAGGACCTCACCCAGGGCTTCTTTGTAAAGCTGCTCGAGGATGAGACCTTTGCGGCAGCCCAGGCGGACCAGGGCAAGCTGAGGACATTCCTTCTCTCCTCGTTGAACCGATACCTGGTCGATCAGAACCGCCGGCAGAGAGCGCTGAAGCGTGGAGCAGGCCAACAGACCATTGCCTTCGATGCCTTGCACGCCGAGGAGCGATACGCCCTCGAACCATTGGATCATCGGGATCCTGCTTGGCTGTTCACCCGCACCTGGGCTTATTTGTTGCTTGAGGGAGTGCGCGCCCAATTACGCGAAACCTTTGTGGAAACCGGGCGCACTGGCGTGTTCGAGGCGCTGCTGCCGTTCCTCATCCTGGATGACGCGCCGCCGTCCTATCGCGAAGTGGCTCAACGGCTGGAGTCGAGCGAAACTGCCGTGCGCTTGCTGGTGTTCCGTTTGCGCAGCAAGTTCTATGACCTGCTGCGCCAGGAGGTGGCACGAACCGTCGGTTCCCACAGCGAAGTCGACGGTGAGTTGGACTGGATCCGGTCCATCCTCAGGCAATGAAAGGAGGCCTCCCACCTCAAGGGGCCTGGCAACCTCCTTCGCTGAGGGAGATGCAGTCCTGGCTCCCTGCCTTTGAGTTCTTGTCGCTCATCGGACGCGGGGGCATGGGAGTTGTTTACCAGGCCAGGCAATTGTCACTCAACCGCCTGGTTGCCATCAAGATTTTGCCGGCTGATCTGATCGGAAATTCGGAGTCCGACTTCGCCGCGCGGTTCCGGCTCGAAGCCACCACCCTCGCGAAATTAAGTCATCCCGGCATCGTGAGCGTGTTTGATTCCGGGGAGACTCACGATCTCCTGTATATCGTCATGGAGTATGTCGACGGCACCGATGTCGCCCGCATGGTTCAAGCGAAGGGGAAGCTTCCGCCTGCAGACGCCCTGGAGATGCTGAAGCAGGTTTGCGAAGCGATGGAGTACGCACACCAAAACGGCATTGTTCACCGGGATCTCAAACCGGCCAACCTGCTGATCACTCGCCAAGGCCGGGTGAAGATCGCGGATTTTGGCCTCGCCAAGCACCACGATGAAACCCTCCTGGGATTGACCAAAACCAATGTCGCCATTGGCACTCCGGAGTTCCTCGCGCCCGAAGCATGGACGCCTGGTATACAACTCGACCGCCGTGCAGATCTCTACTCGATCGGCGTGACCCTCTACCAAATGCTGACGGGTGAAGTCCCGCGTGGCCTATGGAGGATGCCCAGCGTCAAAGTGGGAACCGATCCACGCTTCGATGCCATCCTGGATCGCGCCATGCAGCCCGAACGCGAGATGCGCTACCAGTCGTGCCTCGAGTTGCAACGAGACCTCCACCAGATTGAAACGGAACCACGGATTGCCGAGCCTCCGCCGACCCCAGTGAGACAGTTGCCACCTGCAGCCGAGGAAGCTCGCCCATCAAATCCCGTTCCAACCAGTCGGAGACCGATCTGGCTGGCCGCCTTCATCCTCCCCACGCTGCTCGTCGTCGTCGTCGTGCTCCTGCTCATCAATCAACCAGCCAAAGAAGCCACGAATAGGACGAGCAACACATCGACGAATGCCCCACCCGCCCGTAGCGAGCCAACCCTACACGATGCCGCGTTCTGGCTGGTGCGGGAAGGCGCCGAAGTGACGGTGGTCAGTCAGGGGCAGGAGTTCACGGTGAGCGACGAGGCAGAAATTCCGGCCGATGACTTCCAGATTCAGCGCCTGGTGTTTGATCGTTGGAGGTCGGTGGCGGAACCGCCACCGCCGGAGAAAGATTTCAAAGTACTGCGCGCGATCAAGACGCTTCGACATGCCTACCTGCGGTTGCCAGGGGTTACCGACGGTTCGTTGACATTTCTAGCCCACAACCCAGAGCTTCGATCGGTCACCATTTCCGGTTCCGACCGGGTGACGGACCAGGTCTTGCCGTTTCTGGCGGAACTGAAGCACCTGGAATTCCTGTGCATCAGCCATGCACCCAAACTGACGGGGCGCGATTTTGCCAAGGCGGCCTGGCTTAAGACGGTGCGACATGTGGACTTTCTCAACGCTTCATTGGACGACGAGACGATTCGCATACTCAGCACCTGTCCACGGCTGCGCACCGCGAGGCTGGAAGGAACGGGTATCACTGCCGAAGGGCTCCGCGCCCTCTCCACCGCACCCGGACTTCTCGAATTGAGCGTGGGGTATTGCCAAAACCTTTCCGAAGAGGATTTCGTGGATGTGCTCCCCGAGATGCCGCGGCTGAGAAAGCTGGAATTGGTCAATGCCCCCATTGGCAACCAAGCAGCGGGTGCTATCGCAACTCTGACCAACCTGGTCGACTTACATCTCTCCGCGACCCGAATCGATGACCGAGGTTTGGCCCGACTCGCCAGCCTCAGCCAACTGGAGAACATCGCCCTCCCCAGAACCCGCGTGACGGCGGAGGGTATCGCAGAGTTCAAGCGCGCGCTTCCCCGCTGCAAGATTGCCAGGTGACCCACATCCGTGCCATCGGTGTAATCCGTGGTTAATCCGTTCACAGTTTTAGGTTTAGGTGCCGGCCCCAGGGTAAATGCCTCCATTCCCCTTTTTGGGACTATCCGAAGATAGAGGTGAAACAACTTGAGGAATCCTGCGAAAGAACCAAGTGAAGGCCAATGCCCTCGTTTGTAACCTATGAAAATCCCTCAGTTTATTTTGGTCTGTCTAGCCCTGTGTGGTGGCGTCGCTACCCCGACCTTTGCTCAAGGCACTGCGTTTACCTACCAAGGTTTGCTCCAGGAAGGGGGGGCAGCTTTGAATGGGAGAGTGGATCTGACCTTCGTGCTCTATGACGGACTGAACGATGGCCAGGCGGTAGGGACGACCAACGTGGTCAACGACCTCGCCATCTCCAACGGTCTCCTCAACGTCACGCTAGACTTTGGCGGGGGTGCGTTCGATGGCAATCCTCGTTGGCTGGAGATCGCCGTGCGGCCAGCGGCCAGCGTGGGCGTCTTCACCCCGCTACGACCGCGCACTCCGCTGACCGCAACGCCCTATGCCCTCTTCGCGACCTCCGCTTCAGCTTCGGGACTCATCGGGTTACTCCCTGATTCCAGCCTCCCTGCCCATGTCGCTCGACTGGATGTCGGTAACACGTTCCACGGCAACCAGATCCTCTCCGGTGGCCGCGTGGGAATCGGCACCACGACACCCAACAGCAAACTCTCCGTGCTCGAAACGACCTACGGTATCGAACACACCGATGGCACGCGACGCCTCGCCACCTACATTGATGCCAGTGGTTGCTATTTCGGCACAGCGAGTGTCGATCCCCTCTTCTTCTACGTGAATGACGGTGGCAGTCCCCTGATGATCAATACCAACGGTCATGTGGGAATTGGAACCTCGGACCCGGCCACTGCGTTGGACGTGGTGGGCACTCTCAGGGCCACCCTGTTTTCGGGAGATGGTCGCGGTTTGACTGGGATCCCGATGTCCAGTGTGACGGGTGTCGTGTCGGACGCTCAGATTCCTGCCAGCCTCGCGCGTCTCGAGGGTGGAAACACATTCATTGGCAACCAACGAATCCACAGCGGCAGCTTGAGTGTGCCGAATGGACAGATATCGGTGGGGGGAGATCTCATTGCCAACGCCCATCAGTTCGTGGCGGGCAACGCGAACGTCAATAGCCTCAACGTCACCAACGGGGTGGTCGCGAACAGCTTTATCGGTGATGGACGTGGATTGTTGGGCGTGGCCAAGCTCGACGGAGGTAACACCTTCAACGGCAACCAGCGGGTAGTCGGGGGTAGTCTGGAGGTTCGGAGCGCAGCTCCCGTCGTCACGGTGGGGACCACCGCCAATGAAGGGGGCGCGATCCATTTCGGCAACGCGGGCCATGGTGTGAAGCGGGCCTATATTGGCCAAAATGACGTCGGGCTCTACACCACTGCTGCCGATGTCTATCTCTCCGCCAAGGGAGTTACGAGTGACCAGTTCGTTCTCAAGAACAGTGGCAACGTGGGGATCGGAACATCCGATCCCAAGGAAAAGCTCCAGGTGAGCGGAAACGTTACCG
This window of the Verrucomicrobiales bacterium genome carries:
- a CDS encoding protein kinase → MQSWLPAFEFLSLIGRGGMGVVYQARQLSLNRLVAIKILPADLIGNSESDFAARFRLEATTLAKLSHPGIVSVFDSGETHDLLYIVMEYVDGTDVARMVQAKGKLPPADALEMLKQVCEAMEYAHQNGIVHRDLKPANLLITRQGRVKIADFGLAKHHDETLLGLTKTNVAIGTPEFLAPEAWTPGIQLDRRADLYSIGVTLYQMLTGEVPRGLWRMPSVKVGTDPRFDAILDRAMQPEREMRYQSCLELQRDLHQIETEPRIAEPPPTPVRQLPPAAEEARPSNPVPTSRRPIWLAAFILPTLLVVVVVLLLINQPAKEATNRTSNTSTNAPPARSEPTLHDAAFWLVREGAEVTVVSQGQEFTVSDEAEIPADDFQIQRLVFDRWRSVAEPPPPEKDFKVLRAIKTLRHAYLRLPGVTDGSLTFLAHNPELRSVTISGSDRVTDQVLPFLAELKHLEFLCISHAPKLTGRDFAKAAWLKTVRHVDFLNASLDDETIRILSTCPRLRTARLEGTGITAEGLRALSTAPGLLELSVGYCQNLSEEDFVDVLPEMPRLRKLELVNAPIGNQAAGAIATLTNLVDLHLSATRIDDRGLARLASLSQLENIALPRTRVTAEGIAEFKRALPRCKIAR
- a CDS encoding sigma-70 family RNA polymerase sigma factor; this translates as MRDSAQGVMCSSQATFVTTRWTTVSRAGGSSDDSEAALAQLCQDYWYPLYAFARRRGLTMHDAQDATQAFFVRLIEDGMLKQARAERGKFRTFLLASMQNFLTNAHRAQQRLKRGGGTHWVELDALDAEARFALEPTDPLTPEAQFERSWGFALIEQVFRRLGSEYEKAGRTSLFEQIRPFLAADSARPGYPALAQQLGMSVSAVGVMIHRMRQRYGELLREEILATVGTTEELDGELKHLMDVVASS
- a CDS encoding sigma-70 family RNA polymerase sigma factor codes for the protein MCPSPSNDENLGSIPDVRPNFPTTDWTLVMRVHEGAEVRRAALEELCGLYWYPIYAFLRRRGFAPHDSEDLTQGFFVKLLEDETFAAAQADQGKLRTFLLSSLNRYLVDQNRRQRALKRGAGQQTIAFDALHAEERYALEPLDHRDPAWLFTRTWAYLLLEGVRAQLRETFVETGRTGVFEALLPFLILDDAPPSYREVAQRLESSETAVRLLVFRLRSKFYDLLRQEVARTVGSHSEVDGELDWIRSILRQ